The nucleotide sequence GGAGACCCTGGCTCAGGGACCCTCCTTGCCCTGCAGTGCCCTGCTTCCCCAGCCCGGGGGTCTGGCTCACCCACAGCCCACAGGAGGCTCTGCCCACAGGGGGGTCCCCACAGGACACCCAAACAAAACCCTCTGCCCAAGGGGGGTCATCCCAGGGCAATAACTGGGACTCAGGCCCTGCCTTACAGGCAGACTGGGCCAGGACCCAACTTGGCAGGGATCAGGGAAGCCTCAAGCCCTGGGCAAGCCCCTCTCTCCAGGAGCCACACCCCCACTCCAATGAGTGCCCCCCATGAGGAGCTGCAAGACCTTGTCTGATCCAGCGTCCTGGAGGGCTCAGCAAACCCTCATGGGGAAGGTCACTGACTCTGGGgactgaagccccagtgggctcAGCTCGAGCCACCAGTCCCAGCCTGGAAGGGCTACAGTCTCCCACACCTGCTATCCCCACAGATCTCTCTTGGGCTCACCCTGCGCCTGTGGGACGTGTATTTGCTGGAAGGAGAACAGGTGTTGATGCCGATGAGAAGCATTGCCTTTAAAGTTCAGAGGAGTAAGTCTCCGTGTGCCCAGTGGGGCGTGGGGAGCCGTGGGGTCAGACCCCGACTGACCCGAGGGCAGCTTCCTCACACTGTCCTCATGATCCTCTGTTCTGGACTAGAGGGAGGTCTGACCAGGTGGGCTGGGCAAGACACAGTGACACTGAGCCCGTGCCCCACATGACCCAGATGAAAGTCAGGAGTGTCGTGAGCACTTCCCTGCCCAGGTCGTCCCCCAGCCACAGGCTCCTGTGCACATCTGTACCCCTGGTGTGGCCACAGAAGGTTCTGGCACCGCCTAGCGGGAGACTGAAGTGGCCACGGGGTATCAGCTGTGCCCCCTCCCAGGGAACTCTCCTGGCCTGATGTCCACCCTGTCCCTAGAGCGCCTCATGACGACATCCGGATGTGGCCTGTGGGCACGGTTTCGGAACCAGTTCTTCCACACCTGGGAGTTGGATGATGACGCTGTGCTCAAGCATCTTAGGGCCTCTATGAAGAAACTAACAAGGAAGCAAGGGGACCTGCCACCCCCAGGTGAGCTCCAGTGCCATGTCCCCTCCCATGTCACCCTCTGGGGCAGTCAATAGTGGGGGAGTGCTCAGGACCCGCAACCCTACTACCTGGGCCTTCCTCTtcaccttttcttcctcctcttcctcctggactCTAAGAAAGTACAGGAGGCCCACTGGTCCTCAGCGCAGGCGTTCAGTGCGTGTGTACTGGATGTGTTGTGCCCGCAGGACGGGGAT is from Papio anubis isolate 15944 unplaced genomic scaffold, Panubis1.0 scaffold4623, whole genome shotgun sequence and encodes:
- the LOC116273201 gene encoding ubiquitin carboxyl-terminal hydrolase 6-like isoform X2 — encoded protein: MWRLDKEGLCAQGSSLGWLLQMLNDGISLGLTLRLWDVYLLEGEQVLMPMRSIAFKVQRKRLMTTSGCGLWARFRNQFFHTWELDDDAVLKHLRASMKKLTRKQGDLPPPGP
- the LOC116273201 gene encoding ubiquitin carboxyl-terminal hydrolase 6-like isoform X1, whose amino-acid sequence is MWRLDKEGLCAQGSSLGWLLQMLNDGISLGLTLRLWDVYLLEGEQVLMPMRSIAFKVQRKRLMTTSGCGLWARFRNQFFHTWELDDDAVLKHLRASMKKLTRKQGDLPPPGELQCHVPSHVTLWGSQ